One window of the Ammospiza caudacuta isolate bAmmCau1 chromosome 9, bAmmCau1.pri, whole genome shotgun sequence genome contains the following:
- the IPMK gene encoding inositol polyphosphate multikinase isoform X2 — MAPLNFTAVADKGILQHPDGTVLKQLQPPPRGPREQEFYNKVYDSDCCDRILLELREYLPKYFGVWSPPTAPNDTYLKLEDVTRKFNKPCIMDVKIGQKSYDPYASAEKIQQQVSKYPLMEEIGFLVLGMRVYHVSSDSYETQNQHYGRSLTKETVKDGISKFFHSGYCLRKDVVAASIQKVEKILEWFEGQTQLNFYASSLLFVYEGSCQATTVRLSDVTLAEKRRVPKGLLSGGDVLEYNNNIHVINSTENGKIEASVGKGLSKFYALHKKSCSKRHHSQLSLKVEDSEQDNVWKSSTCITQEHLNGNVLPQLEKVFYHMPAEPKESAKVEVRMIDFAHVFPSNTKDEGYIYGLKNLITVLQNILDN; from the exons GCATACTGCAGCATCCAGATGGAACTGTCctgaagcagctgcagccaccaccCCGTGGGCCCAGGGAGCAGGAGTTCTACAACAAG GTTTATGACTCCGACTGTTGCGACAGAATTCTGCTGGAGCTGCGGGAATATCTGCCAAAATACTTCGGTGTCTGGTCACCACCTACTGCACCAAATG ATACATATCTAAAACTGGAAGATGTGACCCGTAAGTTTAACAAGCCCTGCATAATGGATGTGAAAATAGGTCAGAAAAGTTATGATCCCTATGCTTCAGCAGAGAAGATACAGCAGCAGGTCAGCAAGTACCCTCTGATGGAAGAGATTGGCTTTTTGGTTCTTGGAATGAGG GTGTACCATGTGTCTTCAGACAGCTATGAGACACAAAACCAGCACTATGGAAGGAGCTTGACCAAGGAAACAGTAAAGGATG GGATCTCCAAGTTTTTCCACAGTGGGTACTGCTTGAGAAAAGATGTGGTAGCTGCCAGCATTCAGAAGGTAGAAAAGATTCTGGAGTGGTTTGAGGGCCAGACACAGCTCAACTTCTACGCAAGCTCACTGCTGTTTGTGTATGAGGGCTCATGCCAAGCAACAACCGTGAGGCTGAGTGATGTCACCTTGGCAGAGAAGAGAAGAGTACCCAAAGGCCTCTTGTCAGGTGGAGATGTGTTGgagtataataataatattcatGTAATAAATTCTACAGAGAATGGAAAAATTGAAGCCTCTGTAGGTAAAGGCTTGTCTAAATTTTATGCACTTCACAAAAAGTCGTGCTCCAAGAGGCACCACAGCCAGCTCTCGCTAAAAGTTGAGGACTCAGAGCAAGACAATGTGTGGAAAAGCAGCACATGCATCACACAGGAGCACCTGAATGGAAATGTTCTACCCCAACTGGAAAAAGTTTTCTATCacatgccagcagagcccaaggaAAGCGCAAAGGTCGAGGTGCGAATGATCGATTTTGCTCACGTGTTTCCCAGCAACACAAAGGATGAGGGCTATATTTATGGGCTGAAGAATCTCATCACAgtactgcaaaatattttggatAACTAA